A single Magnetovibrio sp. PR-2 DNA region contains:
- a CDS encoding thioredoxin family protein has protein sequence MPTSILRAFLSAVTLSLAILVATPSQATEFIIEPIDYDIPAEVEAAAEENKNLVVMFSTNGCPYCAKMHKRVFPHPKVSNQYDETFYMFEINMAGDLEVVTHKGEATTEKKYAQDMRVRATPVFVFFGKDGQEALRLTGYQDPAMFMTAGRYVSSDAYKDGTSFIKFVRSGK, from the coding sequence ATGCCGACATCCATCCTACGGGCTTTCTTAAGCGCCGTGACTTTAAGTCTCGCGATTTTGGTGGCAACACCCAGCCAAGCGACCGAGTTTATTATCGAGCCCATCGACTATGACATTCCAGCCGAAGTGGAAGCCGCAGCGGAAGAAAACAAAAACCTGGTGGTGATGTTTTCCACCAACGGCTGCCCGTACTGCGCAAAAATGCACAAACGTGTCTTTCCCCATCCCAAAGTTTCCAACCAATACGACGAAACGTTCTACATGTTCGAAATCAACATGGCGGGCGATTTGGAGGTCGTGACCCACAAAGGTGAAGCGACAACGGAAAAGAAATACGCCCAAGACATGCGTGTACGCGCCACCCCGGTGTTTGTGTTCTTTGGCAAAGACGGCCAAGAAGCTTTGCGTCTGACGGGCTATCAAGACCCGGCCATGTTCATGACGGCGGGGCGCTATGTCAGCTCTGATGCCTACAAGGACGGCACCTCGTTCATCAAATTTGTGCGCAGCGGTAAGTGA